From Myxococcus stipitatus, the proteins below share one genomic window:
- a CDS encoding TIGR02266 family protein: MTESNQAAVGLVVKLPFATPEEFLAKYGGNVTRGGIYLRARAVKPPGTPVNLDLRLASGERVIHASALVHFVTGQGGQGVSGMGLRFLGVDPQTKRFLELMVAALPHAQSDVPPVPSGVGAPDYTVPPVAQVVPSTLPVTPAQTRAAQPAAPTLMTPSALDLNSEEPKRTGLVIGIDLGTTNSCAAYVRNGRPGVLNSREGHNTVPSIIAVNTRGKLVVGHPAKGQMLTNPRQTVYGAKRLVGRPYGSPIVEHIKDRFHYEITPGENGDAGVRLGDRIYTLQQISALILREVREVAQNQLGQLVSRAVITVPAYYNDNQRQAVREAGRLAGLYVERILNEPTAAALAYGYGRKLNQRVLVYDLGGGTFDASVLELSDNVYEVISTGGDTFLGGIDFDNAIVNFLLEEFQKKTGRPFQGDRVAMQRINDAAERAKCALSERSEMRVHVAFVTMIDDKPFDLDVTLTRQKLVELTEGLVDRTLQVCGEVLEAKGLGPRDIDEVILVGGQSRFPLVHEKITRFFGKPPSKGVHPDEAVALGAALLAHSLGQLEGVVLIDVLPMAIGVGLPGGRFKPVLERNTSLPATKSHTLSTHRDGQTELELTVFQGDSDKAGDNEYLGTLKLTGLPKLPRGGVQVTVTFEVNNESLLKVTARESASGREVSSTFSTLDTPESVKAKLAQPAPAAAPPQPQAAAAPQKAAPAPRAAIPAQTATPAETPPPEATPKPRTFMGWLRGLFSRP; encoded by the coding sequence TTGACGGAATCGAATCAGGCGGCGGTCGGTCTCGTGGTGAAGCTGCCCTTCGCGACGCCGGAGGAGTTCCTGGCGAAGTATGGCGGCAACGTCACGCGAGGCGGCATCTACCTGCGCGCTCGCGCGGTGAAGCCGCCGGGCACTCCCGTCAACCTCGACCTGCGCCTGGCCAGCGGCGAGCGCGTCATCCACGCCTCCGCGCTCGTCCACTTCGTCACCGGCCAGGGCGGCCAGGGCGTGTCCGGCATGGGGCTGCGCTTCCTGGGTGTCGACCCCCAGACAAAGCGCTTCCTGGAGCTGATGGTCGCCGCCCTCCCCCACGCCCAGTCGGACGTGCCCCCGGTCCCCTCCGGGGTCGGCGCCCCGGATTACACCGTCCCACCCGTGGCGCAGGTCGTCCCCTCGACCCTCCCCGTCACGCCCGCCCAGACGCGCGCGGCCCAGCCCGCGGCGCCCACGCTGATGACCCCCTCGGCGTTGGACCTGAACAGCGAGGAGCCCAAACGAACGGGCCTGGTGATTGGCATCGACCTGGGGACGACGAACTCGTGCGCGGCCTACGTGCGCAACGGGCGCCCCGGGGTGCTCAACAGCCGCGAGGGCCACAACACGGTCCCCTCCATCATCGCCGTCAACACGCGCGGCAAGCTGGTGGTGGGCCACCCGGCCAAGGGGCAGATGCTCACCAACCCGCGCCAGACCGTGTACGGCGCGAAGCGGCTGGTGGGGCGGCCCTACGGCTCGCCCATCGTGGAGCACATCAAGGACCGCTTCCACTACGAGATCACCCCGGGCGAGAACGGCGACGCGGGCGTGAGGCTGGGCGACCGCATCTACACGCTCCAGCAGATCTCCGCGCTCATCCTGCGCGAGGTGCGCGAGGTGGCGCAGAACCAGCTGGGGCAGCTGGTGTCCCGCGCGGTCATCACCGTCCCGGCCTACTACAACGACAACCAGCGGCAGGCGGTGCGCGAGGCCGGCAGGCTCGCGGGCCTGTACGTCGAGCGCATCCTCAACGAGCCCACGGCCGCGGCGCTGGCGTACGGCTACGGGCGCAAGCTCAACCAGCGCGTGCTGGTCTACGACCTGGGCGGAGGCACCTTCGACGCGTCGGTGCTGGAGCTTTCGGACAACGTCTACGAGGTCATCTCCACCGGCGGCGACACCTTCCTGGGCGGCATCGACTTCGACAACGCCATCGTCAACTTCCTGCTGGAGGAGTTCCAAAAGAAGACGGGCCGCCCGTTCCAGGGCGACCGCGTGGCCATGCAGCGCATCAACGACGCGGCGGAGCGGGCCAAGTGCGCGCTGTCCGAGCGCTCGGAGATGCGCGTGCACGTGGCCTTCGTCACGATGATCGACGACAAGCCCTTCGACCTGGACGTCACGCTGACGCGCCAGAAGCTCGTCGAGCTGACCGAGGGGCTGGTGGACCGCACGCTCCAGGTCTGCGGCGAGGTCCTCGAGGCCAAGGGGCTGGGGCCCCGCGACATCGACGAGGTCATCCTCGTGGGAGGCCAGAGCCGCTTCCCGCTGGTGCACGAGAAGATCACCCGCTTCTTCGGCAAGCCCCCCAGCAAGGGCGTCCACCCGGACGAGGCCGTGGCGCTGGGCGCCGCGCTGCTGGCGCACAGCCTGGGACAGCTCGAGGGCGTGGTGCTCATCGACGTGCTGCCCATGGCCATTGGCGTGGGGCTGCCCGGGGGCCGCTTCAAGCCCGTGCTGGAGCGCAACACGTCGCTGCCCGCCACCAAGAGCCACACCCTGTCCACCCACCGCGACGGACAGACGGAGCTGGAGCTCACCGTGTTCCAGGGGGACTCGGACAAGGCGGGTGACAACGAGTACCTGGGGACGCTCAAGCTCACCGGCCTGCCCAAGCTGCCGCGCGGCGGCGTGCAGGTGACGGTGACGTTCGAGGTGAACAACGAGTCGTTGCTCAAGGTGACGGCGCGCGAGTCCGCCAGCGGGCGCGAGGTGTCGAGCACCTTCTCCACGCTCGACACCCCCGAGTCCGTGAAGGCGAAGCTCGCCCAGCCCGCGCCGGCCGCGGCACCGCCGCAGCCCCAGGCCGCGGCCGCGCCGCAGAAGGCCGCCCCCGCCCCCCGAGCCGCAATACCGGCGCAAACCGCCACTCCGGCTGAAACTCCTCCGCCGGAAGCAACTCCGAAGCCACGGACCTTCATGGGCTGGCTCCGGGGGCTGTTCAGCCGCCCCTGA
- a CDS encoding non-ribosomal peptide synthetase, protein MDTTTRTLLDATRARAAKAASQHPLFTFIAEDDGDDLTLDAVELDRRARRIAAALQARGAVGQRVMLLYPPGLDYVAGFFGCLYAGAIAVPAYPPDPSRLERTLPRLRAIIQDAEALVVLTTSGILGLTDFVFEKMPDFRALHWLATDALPEGGEVDWREPDIGPDSLAFLQYTSGSTGAPKGVMLTHANLLHNTGLISRSFQARDDSVSVFWLPPYHDMGLIAGILAPLCGGYRVALMAPLSFLQRPLRWVQAISRIGGTISGGPNFAFDLCASRATAEDVRALDLSSWEVAFCGAEPIRAGTLERFARVFEPAGFLREALYPGYGLAEGTLMVTGARKGEAPRVFHLDDASLARGRAVDMPPEAPGTRSHVSCGELVGDQRLLIVDPERRTPQPAGHVGEIWVAGPSVARGYWRKPELTEECFHARPVGFEDRTRYLRTGDLGLLREDGQLIVTGRRKDLIILRGRNLYPQDVEVVMERAHPRVRLGCVAAFSLEAVGGEVLGVVAEVSRELATSGDAAAFAEVADALSQAIARALEVQPRTVALLPPGSIPKTSSGKIQRHACRAGVISGELPFLWRTDAGATQAAAPAPTREEAREPEARAESEDAREALARGLREELEAVLGSAASRVEADTPLTRLGMDSLGAADLQGRIEKRFGVRLPATALLQDVSLAELVERVARPAAQASPALVPLSRRAEDAGASPVSFPQHRLWVMQQLDPASTAYHLPLAFMLRGPLEVAVLERALTVLLRRHEVLRSTFVSSGDALVQQVHPVTPFVVERVDATGRTDRSAVLDGLAVLDGQRPMDVTTGPLLRGTLVRFGAEDHVLILSFHHLVADGWTVGLLLRELAAIHAAFSEGRPSPLPAPAHQYADFSAWQLAQLTPRAMAAELAWWRQTLADAPSLLALPTDRPRPPRLSFRGGRRMRLIPAAVMSRLHALGREQGATPFVSVLGALSIVLHRWSRQSDFVVGTVVYGRDVPGTRELVGDFTNFLPLRMRLPEAVTATGLLAAVKQATLGALAHAHCPFDHVLAALQQGAQRRELYNVAFVLDDYDLPRELSMGAGLTLGLSPRESMLDNRTAELDLTFEAIHGPDGLLIGCKYASDLFDAETIDRLLSQLEVVMVGMADAPDQRVAALPLMTGDERRQVLQGWNPPEERLGDAGTLVELFEAQVDRTPEAIAVSFESVHLTWRELDARANGLAHALRERGVGPDVLVGVCLERSLDLVISLVGILKAGGAYVPLDPSYPRDVLAFMQEDTRAPVIVTRSSLAERVRGTGAALVLTDVDRDRAEDSRRPVRRNGPEDLAYVIYTSGSTGRPKGAMNSHRGIVNRLLWMQREYGLGPSDRVLQKTPFSFDVSVWEFFWPLTTGARLVVARPEGHRDPAYLVRLMAEERVTTTHFVPSMLRAFLEEAGLESLSHLRQVMCSGEALSVELVHRAHARLPARTELHNLYGPTEAAVDVTYWHCARGATGPTVPIGRPVANTRIYILDGLGQPTPVGVPGELFIAGIQVGRGYWNRPQLTAERFVLDPFSGTEGARMYRTGDVARWRADGALEYLGRADFQVKVRGFRIEPGEIEAALTAQPTVREAVVLARPDASGDARLAAYVVLGDVDGAGAPDQSADWKAIYDVTYTQQAHNADPTFDISGWNDSYTGGALPEAQMREWVETTVAQILALRPRRVLELGCGTGLLLYRIAPHCEAYWGVDFARPALERIERQRQQMGSALASVKLLHRGVEDLSDLEAGSFDTVVLNSVIQCFSSVDYLLQVLRGAARVLAPGGRIFLGDVRHLELLEAFQASVRLHRAPPSLSTAQLQYRIQRDVLAEAELLLSPTFFTSLPAHIPAISRVEVLPKHGRYDNELSRFRYEVILHVGDGREAAAAARPDWVDGAELTLDSVRALLESSPPMLALRGVPNARVLEATRLVKLLSGTGRPPSVAALRDVLRAWPGSRGVEPEDLYVLGASLGYETRVSWAGAHRDGALDVVFAQPGFQVEVGGTAAPVRQAVSLHTLANDPLRGARSAREVVRLRQVLSEQLAPQLVPSAFVVLPALPLTASGKVDRGALPDPEADRSLVEDEFVPPKGPTEELVARVFAEVLGQSRVGAHDDFFALGGHSLLATQVVSRLAARLGVPVSLRALFEHPTVARLATHLGALRGAEALTEGLPPLVPLQGVQPGEALEASYAQQRLWFLEQFEPGQVAYNIPLALELTGPLQVDPLGRTFARLVERHAVLRTTFTERDGRPVQVVRAADSEWTLPVEDLRSLSPEAREHAVQAAMLTEAERPFDLGHGPLLRTRLLRLEETRHLLLLCMHHIVSDGWSMGVLVREVASLYGAFTQGREPTLPSLPVQYTDYAAWHRQVLEGEVARQHLDWWRSHLHAVAPLELPTDAPRPAVRSSRGATLDFLVPPDLVSDLERLGRTEGATLFMVLMAGWQALLSRYSGQTDFSVGTPVAHRIRPELEAMIGFFVNTLALRANLADAPTFVELVARVREESLAAFTRQDVPFDRLVEALGGERDLSRTPVFQTLFTLQNAPLETPSLPGLDVTHRPMSTETSKFDVSVLLTPRDGGLSGQLEYSRDLFRPATIARIAEHFLHLLRGAVADARQRIHELPLLTEDERRKVLVEFQGREESFSSETTLHALVEAQVDRTPHAEAVRFEAETLTYAQLDARANQLAHHLRELGAQPGRLVAVCLERSLDLVVALLAVLKSGAAYVPLDPAYPQQRLADMLEDSQAPVLVTHQRLLASLPAHSARVVCLD, encoded by the coding sequence ATGGACACGACAACTCGGACCCTCCTCGACGCCACGCGTGCGCGCGCGGCCAAGGCCGCGTCGCAGCATCCGCTTTTCACCTTCATCGCCGAAGACGATGGCGATGACCTGACGCTCGACGCGGTGGAGTTGGATCGCCGCGCGAGGCGCATCGCGGCGGCCCTCCAGGCGCGAGGCGCGGTGGGTCAGCGCGTCATGTTGTTGTATCCGCCGGGGCTCGACTACGTCGCGGGCTTCTTCGGCTGTCTCTACGCGGGCGCCATCGCCGTCCCCGCGTATCCGCCAGATCCCTCTCGACTGGAGCGCACCCTGCCCCGGCTGCGCGCCATCATCCAGGATGCGGAGGCACTGGTGGTCCTGACCACCTCCGGCATCCTCGGGCTGACGGACTTCGTCTTCGAGAAGATGCCGGACTTCCGGGCGCTGCATTGGCTGGCGACGGACGCGCTGCCGGAAGGCGGCGAGGTCGACTGGCGCGAGCCGGACATCGGGCCAGACTCCCTGGCGTTCCTCCAGTACACGTCCGGCTCCACGGGCGCGCCCAAGGGCGTGATGCTGACCCACGCGAACCTGCTGCACAACACGGGGCTCATCTCCCGGAGTTTCCAGGCGCGCGACGACAGCGTGTCCGTCTTCTGGCTGCCGCCGTACCACGACATGGGGCTGATCGCCGGCATCCTCGCGCCCCTGTGTGGTGGCTACCGCGTGGCGTTGATGGCGCCCCTCTCATTCCTCCAGCGGCCGTTGCGCTGGGTGCAGGCCATCTCGCGCATCGGGGGCACCATCAGCGGGGGGCCCAACTTCGCCTTCGACCTGTGCGCCAGTCGCGCGACGGCCGAGGACGTGCGCGCGCTGGACCTGAGCTCGTGGGAGGTCGCGTTCTGCGGCGCCGAGCCCATCCGCGCCGGCACGCTCGAGCGGTTCGCGCGGGTGTTCGAGCCCGCGGGCTTCCTGCGGGAAGCCCTCTATCCCGGCTACGGCCTGGCGGAGGGCACGCTCATGGTCACGGGCGCGCGCAAGGGCGAGGCGCCGCGGGTCTTCCACCTGGATGACGCCTCGCTCGCGCGCGGGCGCGCGGTGGACATGCCGCCCGAGGCCCCGGGGACGCGCTCGCATGTCTCCTGCGGTGAGTTGGTCGGCGACCAGCGCCTGCTCATCGTCGACCCGGAGCGCCGTACGCCCCAGCCCGCGGGACACGTCGGGGAGATCTGGGTGGCGGGCCCCAGCGTGGCCCGGGGCTACTGGCGCAAGCCCGAGCTGACCGAGGAGTGCTTTCACGCGCGCCCCGTCGGCTTCGAAGACCGCACGCGGTATCTGCGCACGGGCGACCTGGGCCTGCTGCGAGAGGACGGACAGCTCATCGTCACGGGGCGCCGCAAGGACCTCATCATCCTCCGGGGTCGCAACCTGTACCCGCAGGACGTCGAGGTCGTCATGGAGCGCGCGCACCCGCGCGTGCGCCTGGGCTGCGTCGCGGCGTTCTCCCTCGAGGCCGTGGGCGGCGAGGTGCTCGGGGTGGTGGCGGAGGTGTCGCGAGAGCTGGCCACCTCCGGTGACGCGGCGGCGTTCGCCGAGGTGGCGGACGCCCTGAGCCAGGCCATCGCCCGGGCGCTGGAGGTCCAGCCGCGCACCGTGGCGCTGCTGCCTCCTGGCTCCATCCCGAAGACGTCGAGCGGGAAGATCCAGCGCCACGCCTGCCGCGCGGGGGTGATCTCCGGGGAGCTGCCATTCCTCTGGCGGACGGATGCGGGGGCGACGCAGGCCGCCGCGCCCGCGCCCACGCGGGAGGAGGCTCGGGAGCCCGAGGCCAGGGCCGAATCGGAGGACGCGCGCGAGGCCCTGGCGCGGGGTCTGCGCGAGGAGCTCGAGGCGGTGCTGGGGAGCGCGGCTTCTCGTGTCGAGGCGGACACGCCCCTGACCCGGCTGGGGATGGACTCGCTCGGCGCGGCGGACCTGCAGGGGCGCATCGAGAAGCGCTTCGGCGTCCGGCTCCCCGCGACGGCCCTGCTGCAGGACGTCAGCCTGGCGGAGCTGGTCGAGCGCGTCGCGCGGCCCGCCGCGCAAGCGAGCCCGGCGCTCGTGCCGCTGTCTCGGCGTGCCGAGGACGCCGGGGCGTCGCCGGTCTCCTTCCCGCAGCACCGGCTCTGGGTCATGCAGCAGCTCGACCCGGCCTCCACCGCGTACCACCTGCCCCTCGCCTTCATGTTGCGCGGACCGCTGGAAGTGGCCGTGCTCGAGCGGGCGTTGACGGTGCTGCTGCGCCGGCACGAGGTGCTGCGCTCCACGTTCGTGTCGTCCGGGGACGCCCTCGTCCAGCAGGTCCACCCCGTGACGCCGTTCGTCGTGGAGCGGGTGGACGCGACGGGGCGCACCGACCGGAGCGCGGTGCTCGACGGCCTGGCGGTGCTCGACGGCCAGCGCCCGATGGATGTGACCACGGGCCCCCTCCTCCGGGGGACGCTGGTGCGCTTCGGCGCCGAGGACCATGTCCTGATCCTCTCCTTCCACCACCTCGTCGCGGATGGATGGACCGTGGGCCTGCTCCTTCGCGAACTGGCGGCCATCCACGCCGCCTTCAGCGAGGGGCGCCCGTCTCCGCTCCCCGCGCCCGCGCACCAGTACGCCGACTTCTCGGCGTGGCAGCTCGCCCAGCTCACGCCGCGGGCGATGGCGGCGGAGCTGGCCTGGTGGCGACAGACGCTCGCGGACGCACCGTCGCTGCTGGCGCTCCCCACGGACCGGCCGAGGCCCCCGCGCCTGTCCTTCCGGGGCGGCCGGCGCATGCGGCTCATCCCGGCGGCGGTGATGAGCCGGCTGCATGCCCTGGGGCGTGAACAGGGCGCCACGCCCTTCGTGAGCGTCCTCGGCGCGCTCTCCATCGTCCTCCATCGATGGAGCCGGCAATCGGACTTCGTCGTGGGCACCGTGGTGTACGGACGGGACGTCCCGGGAACCCGCGAGCTGGTGGGCGACTTCACCAACTTCCTCCCGCTGCGCATGCGGCTGCCGGAGGCGGTGACGGCGACGGGGCTGCTGGCGGCGGTGAAGCAGGCCACGCTCGGCGCGCTCGCCCATGCCCATTGCCCGTTCGACCACGTCCTCGCGGCGCTCCAGCAGGGCGCTCAGCGGCGCGAGCTGTACAACGTCGCGTTCGTCCTGGACGACTACGACCTGCCACGCGAGCTGTCCATGGGCGCGGGGCTGACGCTGGGCCTGTCGCCCCGTGAGTCCATGCTCGACAACCGCACCGCCGAGCTGGACCTGACGTTCGAGGCCATCCACGGCCCGGACGGCCTGCTGATTGGCTGCAAGTACGCGTCGGACCTCTTCGACGCGGAGACCATCGACCGGCTCTTGAGCCAGCTCGAGGTCGTGATGGTCGGAATGGCGGACGCCCCCGACCAGCGCGTCGCCGCGTTGCCGCTGATGACCGGAGACGAGCGGCGTCAGGTGCTCCAGGGCTGGAACCCTCCCGAGGAGCGGCTCGGCGACGCGGGCACCCTCGTGGAGTTGTTCGAGGCCCAGGTGGACCGCACACCCGAGGCCATCGCCGTCTCGTTCGAGTCCGTGCACCTGACGTGGCGTGAGCTGGACGCGCGGGCCAACGGCCTCGCCCATGCGCTGCGCGAGCGGGGCGTGGGGCCCGATGTCCTGGTCGGCGTCTGCCTGGAGCGGAGCCTGGATCTCGTCATCAGCCTGGTCGGCATCCTCAAGGCGGGGGGCGCCTACGTGCCGCTCGACCCGTCGTATCCGCGAGACGTCCTCGCGTTCATGCAGGAGGACACGCGGGCGCCCGTCATCGTGACCCGGTCCTCGCTGGCGGAGCGGGTCCGGGGAACGGGCGCGGCGCTCGTCCTGACGGACGTGGACCGGGACCGCGCGGAGGACTCGCGACGTCCCGTCCGTCGCAACGGCCCCGAGGACCTGGCCTACGTCATCTACACGTCGGGCAGCACCGGCCGTCCCAAGGGGGCGATGAATTCGCACCGGGGCATCGTCAACCGCCTCCTGTGGATGCAGCGGGAGTACGGCCTGGGGCCGTCGGACCGCGTACTCCAGAAGACGCCCTTCAGCTTCGATGTCTCGGTCTGGGAGTTCTTCTGGCCGCTGACGACGGGGGCTCGCCTGGTGGTCGCGAGGCCGGAGGGGCATCGGGACCCGGCGTATCTCGTCCGGCTCATGGCCGAGGAGCGCGTCACGACGACGCACTTCGTGCCCTCGATGCTGCGGGCCTTCCTGGAGGAGGCCGGCCTGGAGTCCCTGTCGCACCTGCGACAGGTGATGTGCAGCGGCGAGGCCCTCTCCGTCGAGCTCGTCCATCGCGCCCATGCGCGGCTCCCCGCGCGCACCGAACTCCACAACCTGTACGGCCCGACCGAGGCCGCGGTGGACGTGACGTACTGGCACTGCGCGCGGGGTGCCACGGGTCCCACGGTGCCCATCGGGCGGCCGGTGGCCAACACCCGCATCTACATCCTCGATGGGCTCGGCCAGCCGACGCCCGTGGGCGTCCCGGGCGAGCTGTTCATCGCGGGCATCCAGGTGGGGCGCGGCTATTGGAACCGCCCCCAGCTCACCGCCGAGCGCTTCGTGCTGGATCCGTTCTCCGGCACGGAGGGCGCCCGCATGTACCGCACGGGCGACGTGGCCCGGTGGCGCGCAGATGGCGCGTTGGAGTACCTGGGCCGAGCGGACTTCCAGGTCAAGGTCCGCGGCTTCCGCATCGAGCCCGGTGAAATCGAGGCGGCCCTGACGGCGCAGCCAACCGTCCGCGAGGCCGTGGTGCTGGCGCGCCCCGATGCCTCGGGTGACGCGCGCCTGGCGGCCTACGTGGTCCTGGGCGACGTCGACGGCGCTGGAGCCCCGGACCAGTCCGCGGACTGGAAGGCCATCTACGACGTCACGTACACGCAGCAGGCGCACAACGCGGACCCCACCTTCGACATCTCCGGCTGGAACGACAGCTACACCGGCGGGGCGCTCCCGGAAGCGCAGATGCGCGAGTGGGTGGAGACCACCGTGGCGCAGATCCTCGCGCTGCGACCGCGCCGGGTGCTGGAGCTGGGCTGCGGCACGGGCCTGTTGTTGTACCGGATCGCCCCGCATTGCGAGGCGTACTGGGGCGTGGACTTCGCGCGGCCCGCCCTCGAGCGCATCGAGCGGCAGCGGCAGCAGATGGGGAGCGCCCTGGCCTCGGTGAAGCTGCTTCATCGGGGGGTCGAGGACCTGTCGGACCTCGAGGCCGGCTCGTTCGACACGGTGGTGCTCAACTCGGTCATCCAGTGCTTCTCGAGCGTGGACTACCTGCTCCAGGTGCTGCGCGGCGCGGCCAGGGTGCTGGCGCCTGGCGGGCGCATCTTCCTGGGGGACGTGCGTCACCTGGAGTTGCTGGAGGCGTTCCAGGCCTCGGTGCGCCTGCACCGCGCCCCGCCGAGCCTGTCGACCGCACAGCTGCAGTACCGCATCCAGCGCGACGTGCTCGCGGAGGCGGAGCTGCTCCTGTCACCCACGTTCTTCACCTCGCTGCCCGCGCACATCCCGGCCATCTCCCGGGTGGAGGTGCTGCCGAAGCACGGGCGCTATGACAACGAGCTGAGCCGCTTCCGCTACGAGGTCATCCTCCACGTCGGCGACGGCCGCGAGGCCGCGGCGGCGGCGCGCCCCGACTGGGTGGATGGCGCCGAGCTGACGCTGGACTCCGTGCGCGCGCTCCTGGAGTCGAGCCCCCCGATGCTGGCCCTGCGCGGCGTGCCGAACGCTCGCGTGCTGGAGGCCACGCGGCTCGTGAAGCTGCTGTCCGGAACGGGACGCCCCCCGAGCGTGGCGGCCCTGAGGGACGTGCTGCGCGCCTGGCCCGGTTCCCGAGGCGTCGAGCCCGAGGACCTGTACGTCCTCGGCGCGTCGCTCGGATACGAGACGCGGGTGAGCTGGGCGGGAGCGCACCGGGACGGAGCGCTCGACGTCGTGTTCGCCCAGCCGGGCTTCCAGGTCGAGGTGGGGGGAACCGCGGCGCCCGTGCGTCAGGCGGTGTCCCTGCACACGCTCGCGAACGATCCGCTGCGGGGGGCTCGGAGCGCTCGCGAGGTCGTGCGGTTGAGGCAGGTGCTCTCGGAGCAACTGGCGCCTCAGCTGGTGCCCTCCGCGTTCGTCGTGCTCCCGGCGCTCCCGCTGACGGCCAGCGGCAAGGTGGACCGGGGCGCGCTTCCTGACCCCGAGGCGGATCGCTCCCTCGTCGAGGATGAGTTCGTTCCGCCGAAAGGCCCCACCGAGGAGCTGGTGGCGCGTGTCTTCGCCGAGGTCCTGGGACAGTCCCGCGTCGGCGCGCACGACGACTTCTTCGCGCTGGGCGGACATTCGCTCCTGGCCACGCAGGTGGTGAGCCGCCTCGCGGCCCGGCTCGGCGTCCCGGTTTCGTTGCGGGCCCTCTTCGAGCACCCCACGGTCGCCCGGCTCGCCACTCACCTGGGCGCCCTGCGCGGAGCGGAGGCTCTGACCGAGGGCTTGCCGCCGCTGGTTCCACTCCAGGGCGTCCAGCCCGGCGAGGCATTGGAGGCGTCATACGCGCAGCAGCGCTTGTGGTTCCTGGAGCAGTTCGAGCCAGGGCAGGTCGCCTACAACATCCCCCTCGCGCTCGAGCTGACGGGGCCGCTTCAGGTCGATCCCCTGGGGCGGACCTTCGCCCGACTCGTCGAGCGCCACGCCGTCCTGCGGACCACGTTCACCGAACGCGATGGGCGGCCGGTGCAGGTCGTCCGGGCCGCTGACTCGGAGTGGACGCTGCCTGTCGAGGATCTCCGCTCGCTGTCTCCAGAGGCTCGCGAGCACGCAGTCCAGGCCGCGATGCTGACCGAGGCCGAGCGTCCCTTCGACCTGGGACACGGGCCTCTGTTGCGCACGCGGTTGTTGCGACTGGAGGAGACCCGGCACCTGCTCCTGCTCTGCATGCACCACATCGTCTCGGACGGGTGGTCCATGGGCGTCCTGGTGCGTGAGGTGGCATCGCTCTACGGCGCGTTCACCCAGGGGCGGGAGCCCACCTTGCCGTCGCTGCCCGTGCAATACACGGACTACGCGGCGTGGCATCGGCAGGTGCTGGAGGGGGAGGTCGCGCGCCAGCATCTCGACTGGTGGCGCTCGCACCTCCACGCCGTGGCACCGCTGGAACTGCCCACGGATGCCCCGCGTCCCGCGGTGCGGAGCTCGCGCGGCGCCACCCTCGATTTCTTGGTTCCTCCGGACCTCGTCTCGGATCTGGAGCGGTTGGGCAGGACCGAGGGCGCCACCCTCTTCATGGTGTTGATGGCGGGCTGGCAGGCCCTGCTGTCCCGCTACTCGGGACAGACGGACTTCAGCGTCGGAACCCCCGTCGCGCATCGGATCCGGCCAGAGCTGGAGGCGATGATCGGCTTCTTCGTCAACACGCTCGCCCTCCGGGCGAACCTGGCGGATGCACCGACATTCGTGGAGCTGGTGGCGCGCGTCCGCGAGGAGTCCCTGGCGGCCTTCACCCGACAGGATGTTCCCTTCGATCGATTGGTCGAGGCGCTCGGCGGTGAGCGGGACCTGTCCCGGACGCCGGTGTTCCAGACCCTGTTCACGCTCCAGAACGCGCCCCTGGAGACGCCGTCGTTGCCAGGGCTCGATGTCACCCACAGGCCGATGTCCACGGAGACGTCGAAGTTCGATGTCTCCGTGCTGCTGACGCCAAGGGACGGAGGTCTGTCGGGACAGCTCGAGTACAGCCGCGACCTCTTCCGACCCGCGACCATTGCTCGCATCGCTGAGCACTTCCTGCACCTGCTGCGCGGAGCCGTGGCGGATGCCCGCCAGCGCATCCACGAACTCCCGCTGCTGACGGAGGACGAGCGGCGGAAGGTGTTGGTGGAGTTCCAGGGACGAGAGGAGTCCTTCTCGTCGGAGACGACGCTACACGCGCTCGTCGAGGCGCAGGTGGACCGCACGCCTCACGCCGAGGCCGTGCGCTTCGAGGCCGAGACGCTCACCTACGCGCAGCTCGACGCCCGCGCCAACCAGCTGGCCCACCACCTGCGTGAGTTGGGCGCACAGCCCGGTCGCCTCGTGGCCGTCTGCCTCGAGCGCAGTCTTGATTTGGTGGTGGCGCTGCTC